A part of Vespertiliibacter pulmonis genomic DNA contains:
- the rfbB gene encoding dTDP-glucose 4,6-dehydratase has protein sequence MKTIFVTGGAGFIGSALIRYLIEHSSVEQVVNIDKLTYASNLASLASISQNSRYIFEQVDICTSGQIQALFCKYQPDAVINLAAESHVDRSIDSPLTFMQTNILGTYTLLEGSRIYYNQLSGTKKAQFRFLQVSTDEVFGDLDQESSRFTEFTRYSPNSPYSASKASADHLVRAWSQTYGLPVLLTNCSNNYGYFQFPEKLIPLTILNALHGQYLPIYGRGEQIRDWLFVDDHVRALYLVLTQGRVGESYLIGGNNEQTNLSVVEYICRLLNEAKKSGALTDYQANIKAIDDFKSLIRFVEDRPGHDKRYAIDSQKIQKELGWKPCESFASGLEKTVDWYVQNRAWWKLLRERYMGNRLGKGK, from the coding sequence ATGAAAACGATTTTTGTGACAGGTGGTGCAGGTTTTATTGGATCTGCGTTAATTCGCTATTTGATTGAGCATTCTTCTGTAGAGCAAGTGGTTAATATTGATAAGCTAACCTATGCCAGTAATTTAGCTTCATTAGCAAGTATTAGTCAAAATTCACGTTATATCTTTGAGCAAGTCGATATTTGTACAAGCGGTCAGATTCAAGCACTTTTTTGCAAGTATCAGCCTGATGCAGTGATAAATTTAGCGGCAGAAAGCCATGTAGATCGTTCAATTGATAGCCCGTTGACTTTTATGCAGACAAATATTCTGGGTACTTATACTTTGTTAGAAGGAAGTAGGATTTATTACAACCAACTTTCGGGTACAAAAAAAGCACAGTTTCGGTTTTTACAAGTATCAACAGATGAAGTATTTGGTGATTTGGATCAAGAAAGTTCTAGATTTACTGAGTTTACCCGTTATTCCCCCAATAGCCCCTATTCTGCATCAAAAGCGAGTGCGGATCATTTAGTACGAGCTTGGTCGCAAACTTATGGGTTACCTGTATTGTTGACGAACTGCTCAAATAATTATGGTTATTTTCAATTTCCAGAGAAATTAATTCCATTAACAATTTTAAATGCATTACACGGGCAATATTTACCGATTTATGGTCGAGGCGAACAAATTCGAGATTGGCTATTTGTCGATGATCATGTTCGTGCGCTCTATCTTGTTTTAACGCAAGGTCGGGTGGGCGAAAGCTACTTGATTGGGGGGAATAACGAGCAGACTAATTTATCCGTAGTAGAATATATTTGTCGTCTATTAAATGAAGCAAAAAAAAGTGGGGCACTTACCGATTATCAAGCTAATATTAAGGCGATTGATGATTTTAAATCTCTCATTCGATTTGTAGAAGATCGCCCTGGGCATGATAAACGTTATGCGATAGATAGCCAAAAAATTCAGAAAGAACTTGGCTGGAAACCTTGTGAAAGTTTTGCTTCAGGATTAGAAAAAACGGTAGATTGGTATGTGCAAAATAGAGCATGGTGGAAATTATTGCGGGAGCGTTATATGGGCAATCGTTTAGGGAAAGGCAAATAA